In Marinibacterium anthonyi, the DNA window GCGACGCGCTGGAAACCGATCCGCGCAAGGCGGATGCGGTGCCTTCGACCAAGGGCACGCTGTAAGGTCAGGCGATGGCCGGGACAGGCGCCCGGCCCCGCCGCACGATCCATTCCGCCACCAGCGCATTCGGCACCCAGCAGGCCCAGGCGACGATCAGGTAGCCGGTGTCGAACCCCAGTGTCATGGCCAGCAGCGGCAGGTAAAGCCTGAGCGTGATCGCCGCCATTGTCAGCGCGGCGGACCGGATCATCCAGTTGCGATGTTCGGCGATCCGCCCGGCCATCGCCAGCCGCACCGCCTGCCCCGTCACCCGCAGCCACAGCACCGCCAGCAGGCCAAATCCCGTTCCCGCCACCGGCCCGGCATCGGTGGTCATCGCCAAGGCGATGCCGCCCAGCCCCGCGATCAGGATCGCCAGCGCATAGGTCCGGCCCAGCCAGCGGTGCAGCCCCGGGCGCCGCGCGCGCAGCCGTGACCAGAACTGGAATGGCACCAGGGCCAGCGCCACGGGGGCAAACCCGACATGGGCGATGAACGCCCAGGGCCTGTCCAGCCAGTGATGCAGCATCGGTTCCATCCAGGTCCCGACGCCCAGGACAAAGCGGTAGGAGACCAGCGCGATCGCCAGCGCCAGGACCCAGACAAAAAGGAAACGCAAGACGGCGGACAGGGACATCGGGAACACTCCGGGTCAGATAAACTTGACAGTGTAAAGATCACGTCGATCAGAAATCACGTCATCTTGACGCTGTCAAGTTCCTGTCCTACCCCTGCCCCATGACCCATCCCAAACCCGCCCATCATCACGGCAACCTGCGCGCGGCGCTGATCCATGCCGGCATCGACCTGCTGGAAGACGGCGGACCCGAGGCGCTGACGCTGCGCAAATGCGCCCTGCGCGCCGGCGTCTCGCACGCCGCCCCCGCGCATCACTTCGACGGGCTCGCCGGGCTGAAAGAGGCCATCGCGGGCGAGGCTTTCCACCGGTTCTCCGCCTCGATGCTGAAGGCCGTGGCAACCGGCGATCCGTCACCGCGCGGCAGGCTGAAGTCGATCTGCCGGGGCTACCTGCAATTCGGCCTTGATCACCCTGCGCTGCTGGACCTGATCTTTGGCGTGCCGGCCCCTGTCCCGCAGGATATCGACCCCGATGCAAAGGACGAGACCGCCTATGGCGTCCTGCGCCAGACCTGCGCGCCCTTCGTGCCCCAAGGCACCCCGCGCGAGGTGATCGAAGCGCAGGTCTGGTCGCTGATCCACGGCTACACGCTGCTGTTCATCTCGGGCCGTCTGAACTGCCGCGCGCCGCGCGCTGTCGAGGATGGTCCCTTCGATGCGGTCATGGCGCTGCTGGACCGGGTGGGCGTCGATCCGGCACCTTGACCCCGGCGCCATTTGTCTTCACTTGATCGCCGGACCCAGGACCAGGAGGTGCCCCGCCATGCTGACCGCGATCGTCGACTACGAAGCCGGCAACCTCCATTCCGCCGAAAAGGCGTTCCAGCGCATGGCACGCGAGACCGGCGCGGGCGAGGTCATCGTCACCGACAAGGCCGAGGTCGTGGCAAGGGCCGACCGCATCGTGCTGCCCGGCGACGGCGCCTTCCCGGCCTGCATGTCGGAACTGAAGGGCCACAAGGGCATCTTTGACGCCATGGTCGAGGCGGTCACCGTCAAGGGCCGCCCCTTCATGGGGATCTGCGTGGGCATGCAGCTGATGGCCACGCGCGGGCTGGAATACCAGGACACGCCCGGGCTGGGCTGGATCGCGGGCGAGGTCGACAGGATCGTGCCATCGGATCCCGCGCTGAAGGTGCCGCACATGGGCTGGAACGATCTGGTGCTGGACGGCGATCACCCGGTCTTTGCCGGGATCCAGACCGGCGATCACGCCTATTTCGTCCATTCCTACCACTTCCGCACCACCGATCCCGCGCAGACGCTGGCCCACGTGGATTACGGCGGCCCGGTGACGGCGGTGGTCGGGCGCGACACCATCATCGGCACCCAGTTCCACCCGGAAAAAAGCCATGCCGCCGGTCTCAGGATGATCGCCAACTTCCTGACCTGGACGCCCTGAGCGCTACTTCACCCGCGTCCAGTCCTGGCCGCGGCAGATCACGCCGCCCGCGACGCAGCCCTTGACCGTCAGGGTCTGCCCCGACAGCGCCATCTTGGCCTTGTAGGTCTTGCCCGTGTCCGGCGCCCAGATCCTGCCGCCGCCATAGGCATTGCCGCCCTCGGCCGTCATGTCCCAGATCAGCGCCTTGCCCAGGTTTTCGTACTCCGGCGACGGGTCCCCGCCCGCCTTGAAGGCCTTGGCAATTGTCCCGCACAGGGCGGCGCCGCAGGGCGCGATGGTCACGTACAGATGGCCGCCGCTTTCGCCCTCGGCGGTCCGCCAGGTGCCTTCGACCGGATCGGCGGCCAGCGGGCCGGCCACCAGCGCCAGAAGCGCCGCGGCGCGGATGATGGGTGTCATGACGGATCCTCCTCCTCTGTCGCCTCAAGGCTGAGCATCCACCCGGAGAGCGATCAAGCCTGACGCGACGGCGCGTTGCGCCACGTCGCGTCACGTGCCATATGGCCCGAAACCTGCCCGAACCCGTATTATCCGGAGCCTCCGATGATCCTCTACCCCGCCATCGATCTCAAGGACGGCCAGGCCGTGCGCCTGCTGCGCGGCGACATGGACAAGGCCACCGTCTTCAACGACGATCCGGCGGCCCAGGCGAAGGCCTTTGTCGACGCGGGCTGCGAATGGCTGCACCTGGTGGATCTGAACGGCGCCTTCGAAGGCACCCCCGTCAATGCCGCCCCGGTCGAGTCGATCCTGGCGGCCTGCAAGGTGCCGGCGCAGCTGGGCGGCGGCATCCGCGACATGGCCACGATCGAAACCTGGCTCGACAAGGGGCTGGCGCGCGTGATCCTGGGCACCGTGGCGGTGGAAAACCCCGACCTGGTGCGCGAGGCCGCGCGGGCGTTTCCCGGCAAGGTCGCCGTCGGCATCGACGCGCGCGGCGGCCGGGTGGCCACCCGGGGCTGGGCCGAAGAGACCGACACCGACGCCACCGACCTGGCCCGCAGCTTCGAGGACGCGGGCGTCGCGGCGATCATCTACACCGACATCAACCGCGACGGCGCCATGCAGGGCCCCAATATCGAAGCCACGGCGGCGCTGGCCCGGGCGGTGTCGATCCCGGTGATCGCTTCGGGCGGGGTGTCGTCGCTGGAAGACCTGATCGCGCTGCGCGATTGCGGCGCCGGGCTGAACGGCGCCATCTCGGGGCGGGCGCTGTATGACGGGGCCATCAACCTGGGCGGGGCGCTTGCCGCCCTGCGGCACTGACGCAGATGCGCCGCGCTGCCGTCTACCTTGTTCTCAAGGGCGGCATCCTGATCTGTTTTCTGCCCATCGGCTTCGTCGGCTGGGCGTCGTATTTCGCGGAACGGCACGGCTGCACGCTGAACGATGATATCGTCTTTCCCTGCGTGGTGGAGGGTATCGATTACGGCCAACGGCTGCACTGGGCCTATGACGCCAGCTGGCTGCTGTTCTTCACCATGCCGGTGGCGGTCCTGCTTCTGGCGCTGGCCATCGCGCTGTCTCTCTATGAAGCCCTGGGCAGCGGATAGGCAAAGCGGCGTCACGGCCACTTGCCCGGGCCGCGCGAGGGTCTATAAGGCGGACATGCTCAAGACCCGTGTGATCCCCTGTCTCGATGTCGCCGATGGCCGCGTGGTCAAGGGCGTCAATTTCGTCGATCTTGTCGATGCCGGCGACCCGGTGGAAAGCGCCCGCGCCTATGACGCCGCCGGCGCGGACGAGATCTGTTTCCTCGACATCCATGCAACGCACGAGAACCGCGGCACCATGTACGACGTGGTCACCCGCACGGCCGAGCAATGCTATATTCCGCTGACCGTGGGCGGCGGTGTGCGCACCAAGGACGACGTGCGCGCCCTGCTGCTGGCCGGCGCCGACAAGGTCAGTTTCAATTCGGCCGCCGTGGCCAATCCGGACGTGGTGGCCGAAGCCGCCGACGTCTTCGGCAGCCAGTGCATCGTGGTGGCCATCGACGCCAAGACCGTCAGCCCCGGCAAGTGGGAAATCTTTACCCACGGCGGCCGCCGCCCGACCGGGATCGACGCGGTGGACTTCGCGCGAACCGTAGCGGCGAAGGGGGCCGGAGAGATCCTGCTGACCTCGATGGACCGCGACGGCACCAAGTCGGGGTTCAACATCCCCCTCACCCGCACGATCGCGGACGCGGTGGACATTCCCGTCATCGCGTCGGGCGGGGTCGGCACACTGGACCACCTGGTGGAAGGCGTGACCGAAGGCCATGCCAGCGCCGTGCTGGCGGCCTCGATCTTCCATTTCGGCACCTATTCCATCGGCGAGGCCAAGGCGCACATGGCCGCCGCCGGCATCGCGGTGAGGCCGGCATGACCGTTCTGGACGCCCTGTTCGAGACGATCGAGGCCCGGCGCGGCGCGGATCCCGAAACCAGCTGGACGGCAAAGCTGTTCGCCAAGGGGCCGGAGAAATGCGCCGAGAAGTTCGGGGAAGAGGCCGTCGAGGCGATCATCGAGGCGGTGAAGGGCGATCGTGAGCGGCTGACCTCGGAAGCGGCCGACGTGCTGTATCACCTGCTGGTCATGCTGGCGGCACGGGACGTGGCGCTGTCGGATGTGCTGGACGAACTTGCCCGGCGCCAGGGTCTGAGCGGGATCGAGGAAAAGGCCAGCCGCTGAGCCCGGCCCAGAAAATGTGGACACATTTTCTCGCCCCCCCGATTTTCTTCGACGAAGAAAACCACCCCTCACAGTTTCGACGAAATCACCCCGGTCGCGAATCCCGCCTTGCGCAATTCGCCAAACAGCCGCTGGTGTTCGATCTTCGGACAGCGGTCCTGCACCACGTCGATCCCGCGCGCCTCGGCCATGGCCGCCGCTTGCGCGCTTTCGACCCCGATCTGCATCCAGACCGTCTTGAGATTTGGAAACACCGCGATCGCCTCCTCGACGATCCCCGGCACCGCTTCGGACTTGCGAAAAATGTCGACCATGTCCACGTCCGGCCCCGCTTCGGCCAGCGTGGCGACCGCCACCTCGCCGAACAGCCGCTGCCCCGCCGCCTTCGGATTGACCGGGATCACCCGGTAGCCTTTCAGCGACAGGTAGCGCCCCACGAAATAGCTGGGCCGCAGGGGATCCGGCGACAGGCCCACCATCGCGATGACCTTCGTGCCTGCCAGGATCCGTTTCAGGATCGAATCGTCGTAATCTGCCATGGGTCCGATCCTAGAGCTGTGCAAGCCGACAGCCCAGCCGCCAAGTGCAGCCCCCGCGAAAGAAAAAAGCGCCCAGGGCGTACCCTGGGCGCAGTGTCGGAACGAGGGACAGTGAAGTGGAGCACGGAGGTTCCGGTCCGTGTCCTGAAGGTGACATAAGAAAATTATCTCACCTTGGAATAGCATCTCGCAGGGATGTGAACAGAAGGTGACGGCGATCGCCTGTGCGCCGGTCAGTAGCCCGAACTGCGCAGGATGTCCGGCCAGTTGGCGTCCGCGCGCGCGATATTGCCCGGCATGT includes these proteins:
- a CDS encoding transcriptional regulator BetI; the encoded protein is MTHPKPAHHHGNLRAALIHAGIDLLEDGGPEALTLRKCALRAGVSHAAPAHHFDGLAGLKEAIAGEAFHRFSASMLKAVATGDPSPRGRLKSICRGYLQFGLDHPALLDLIFGVPAPVPQDIDPDAKDETAYGVLRQTCAPFVPQGTPREVIEAQVWSLIHGYTLLFISGRLNCRAPRAVEDGPFDAVMALLDRVGVDPAP
- the hisH1 gene encoding Imidazole glycerol phosphate synthase subunit HisH 1, with product MLTAIVDYEAGNLHSAEKAFQRMARETGAGEVIVTDKAEVVARADRIVLPGDGAFPACMSELKGHKGIFDAMVEAVTVKGRPFMGICVGMQLMATRGLEYQDTPGLGWIAGEVDRIVPSDPALKVPHMGWNDLVLDGDHPVFAGIQTGDHAYFVHSYHFRTTDPAQTLAHVDYGGPVTAVVGRDTIIGTQFHPEKSHAAGLRMIANFLTWTP
- the hisA gene encoding 1-(5-phosphoribosyl)-5-[(5- phosphoribosylamino)methylideneamino] imidazole-4-carboxamide isomerase, producing the protein MILYPAIDLKDGQAVRLLRGDMDKATVFNDDPAAQAKAFVDAGCEWLHLVDLNGAFEGTPVNAAPVESILAACKVPAQLGGGIRDMATIETWLDKGLARVILGTVAVENPDLVREAARAFPGKVAVGIDARGGRVATRGWAEETDTDATDLARSFEDAGVAAIIYTDINRDGAMQGPNIEATAALARAVSIPVIASGGVSSLEDLIALRDCGAGLNGAISGRALYDGAINLGGALAALRH
- the hisF gene encoding Imidazole glycerol phosphate synthase subunit HisF is translated as MLKTRVIPCLDVADGRVVKGVNFVDLVDAGDPVESARAYDAAGADEICFLDIHATHENRGTMYDVVTRTAEQCYIPLTVGGGVRTKDDVRALLLAGADKVSFNSAAVANPDVVAEAADVFGSQCIVVAIDAKTVSPGKWEIFTHGGRRPTGIDAVDFARTVAAKGAGEILLTSMDRDGTKSGFNIPLTRTIADAVDIPVIASGGVGTLDHLVEGVTEGHASAVLAASIFHFGTYSIGEAKAHMAAAGIAVRPA
- the hisE gene encoding Phosphoribosyl-ATP pyrophosphatase — encoded protein: MTVLDALFETIEARRGADPETSWTAKLFAKGPEKCAEKFGEEAVEAIIEAVKGDRERLTSEAADVLYHLLVMLAARDVALSDVLDELARRQGLSGIEEKASR